Sequence from the Pan paniscus chromosome 4, NHGRI_mPanPan1-v2.0_pri, whole genome shotgun sequence genome:
GGAAGGGAACAGTTTTAACCAAAACCAACTAACTTCTAGGTAAGTGCAGTCACACCAATTCACCTAAAAATTTGGCAgttacagttcttaaaaatggagacactggccgagcacggtggctcatgcttataatcctagcactttgttgGGGGCCAagacgagaggatcacttgagcccaggagtttgagaccagcctgggcaacaaagggagactttgtctctactaaacattttttaaaaattagccaggcatggtgacatacaccagtagtcccagctatggtAGGGGCAGGGGgcttgaggtgggagaactgcttgaccccaggaagtCTAGGctgtgatctcgccactgcattccagcctgggtgacagagtgtgaccctatctgaaaaaaaaaaaaaaggaggggctggggcacCAATTAGCATTGTAAGCTACAGTTATTTCCTTGTATAGGACTACAGGTTGATCAGGAAGGAATCCTGGAAGTGGGGCAATGCCAGCAGCATATTCCAATCACACCACTGACCAAGAAAAACACTCTTGTAACTTAATTTCCAACACCTTCTAGCAAGTGccatcctaattttaaaaatttctatcaaAACTAAATTACAGATGGAAGGTGGTGATGGTTgaacaacactgtgaatgtatttaatgccacagaactgtataattaaaaatgattaagatgataaattttacatCTATTtaactacaattttttaaataccaCACAAAAAAATCACAGTGCTCCATTAATATAACAAGGAGAAAGTGATTTCCATACATGCcacaaggaaaggaaaacaaaaatcctgTTTGGATCTATAAACGTTAGGTCTCTTACTTGAGTAAAGATAAGACAAAGAGTTGTTTATCTTATGTTAGTGTCAATTATCCATGGTAAAGACACCAAAATACCctggaaaactaaaaatatacagaTCAGCTATATCACTGTGACTTTAAACTTCCTATTCCTTCATTCAAAAATAGCACAACAAAGCATATTACTATTAGctaatgctttcattttttaatcctgttcttttgttgaatgaaggaataCTGTAAATCTACACAAACTGTAAATTTGGAATATGAAGGGCCTATTAACTAAATCAGAACCAGGTAAAAGTAACTAATGCACACTcgctattttattttctcctcgaAATTGGCATGGCGTCCTATTTCTGAATTCCCTTATGTCcggcatgttttttgttttgttttgttttttgagacagagtctcactctgtcacccaggctggagtgcaacctccgcctcccgggttcaagcaattctcctgactcagcctctcgagtagctgggattacaggcgtatgccaccatgcgcagctaatttttgtgtttttagtagagacagggtttaatagagacggggtttcgccatgttggccaggctggtctcgaactcctgacctcaggtgatccacctgcctcagcctccctaagtgctgggattacaggcatgagccaccgtgcccagccacatccGGCATTTTTTAAGAGATTGTTTTAATAGCTGTAATATAAGAataccaaaacaaaaactaaatttgCCCCAACTTAGAAACTGAGTCTTCATTCTCTCTGGAAAATTCCCTATTGGAGGCCATCACTAGGCACAAATTCCTGAAtcaaaacattaatttttctaGACATTTGCCCATCTCTTTGGCTGTAAGTACTAATAAAAGTGAAAGCATGCAGCACAAACCATAGAAAATTAACAACTTAAAAGGGAAAACCTAATTTTAGATACAAATTATAGACTTAAGGTATTTCCAATTCCCAATTCAGTTATTCTAGACTTGTGACCTTTTAAACATAAGCAATTTTTAGAAAAGTACAACCTGCTTAAATAGGAGTGTAACTCAATTTAATATGTTGCAATTTAGATACTCAGGCTCACTAGTGAAGATATATTCATTTCGTTGATTTTAGTATCAGTTCCCTGTTCTTTGCCTCCAGTCTGTTTTCACATCAAAATTCCTGCCTATTCAACTTAGTACTAATCTACGATTACTATTTACAGATTTTTTCCCCATCAAAACCATCTAGGGACACACCACCACGTTATGCAAAAAGGCTCCAGACTAGTGAATCCCAGTTTCTCTATCACACCGATATATAgggttttttttcagagacagggtctcactcttgcccagaccagagtgcagtggtgtgatcatagctcactgcagcctccaactcctgacctcaagccatcttagcctcccaagtagctaggatacaggcgaatagctgggactataggcatgcgccaccatgcccagctaagtttttatttttctgcagagATGGCAGGGGGGAcgggggtctatgttgcccagactggtcttgaactccgggcctcaagcaatcatcccaccttggccttccaaacttCTAGGAATATGGGAAtgacccaccgcacctggcctctcacAGATAATTGTTTGGTCTTTGGTTCCACATCTGTAAATGAGAGTTGAATGGATGTTCCTTCCAAATGATTAGTCAGCTTCCTGGTCTATAAATTCTAGAaagtaaaaagggaaaaatactcTGATGCTTTACATTTCTGAGAATttccagaaataaagacattcttagCTTTCACAACTCTTCCTTCACTTGGTTTCTCCCCTGGCCAATCCTTTGTTTTAGCCACGACTCTTACTTAAGCCGCAGATTTGGTCTAAGCCAGTTTACTCCCACTCCAAGGGGAAAAAATACCCACTTCTGTTATCTCCATATCAAGAATAAGTGCCTTTTATCATTTCAAAGAGAAATATAAAGTGGCTACAACTACCCAATTCAACTCTATCTCCATCTGCAGTAGATACTGGACAAATTTATCTAAGACATTTCCATtggaataaaagtttttaatattcAGCTATTAGAGTTTAGAATACACATTTAAGATTAGAGAGATTCTTTAAAACTTGCTTCCCTACTGAAACTGCAAATGAAATATGCCAGACTGCCAGTTTAAAACGAAGGGGTCATTTGGCATATCATTTGTGATATGCTCAACCTTTTCCTCAAAGGTGTGTTCTACAAAActgattgttatttttatattcatcaatcatgttttttttttcttctctttccccatGGCTTCTGAAACAAATCCAATTTGGTTTATGCCACAACAGCACATTTACCAAGCACTTGACCATATCAGTAATGTCTACTTCAAACTACTGTTAAAACTCACCCAGATCATTACACAAAGCCTTGGAATTACATATTTTGATGACTTTTAAGTCTTTCTGAACTTtagatttcaaacttttaaaaacaccTGATTGAACAAGTTCATTAATCTGAAACAAATACTTGGAAAATCTTTTAGGATAGTTCCTTATAACTTCTCAACCACACTgtgaatttcaaagaattttttttttaagtatagttGTTTCTGTTTGCAGGAAAGAATATGTTCTACTCAAgtgaaacatgtttttaaaatgtgtgtttattATAATCAAAAAGCATTGAGTGAGTTCCCCATAAGAAATTCTACTTGCTTTTGCAAAAATTTGCAATCAGTCAATAACCTTAAGAAAGCTGACAAGACTATTGATTTTCAATCTCCATTAATCTTTTCATTATGAGTTCCATAGTAACTACTCCAAATTGGATTTAGAAATCCACAAAAAActgctaaattttaaatttctaaaagtaCTGAAATTAGATATCCAAAAGTTAAGACACAAAAAGTATGAAAGCAACTTTAAAAATCTTGAGATAAACTTGCCTCCACAGCCAATCAGATATATTTCTCACTACTAATACAAagctaaaaatggaaaataagaaatcaaaTCTTAGGGACAGATGGACCATGTAGAAAAATAGTAAGCTAAGTTACTAGCCCCAAAAGCAGTGATACATgaggcagaaaaccaaacagaagaGACCGGTTGTAATTACCCGAATGTAAAAAAAGGAAGCATGTGATGAAATATTaagactaaaaattaaaattcacacATTTATGAGAAATTGGCAGGAAGGGGATATCAAATCTAAAAGCATTATCAAACCTCTATACTACAAAATCTTATTTTGAGAATATACTGATTCATCTCTCATTATTTGAAGTTTTCTTATCTCAGATAATATATTCCTTGATAGggcaaatagcaaaataaaagttTGATTTTCCATCTCTTCTAAACACTCTTACAAAGAATAATTTTCTACcatcttgaaatttttcaaagctttttgagaaacacacacaaataatttggatttagttgattttatttacagcttttttttggttttttttttttttttttacatttcagaGCATTACAcaattacattttctcattttctgaccTGCAAACAGATACCTTAAAcggaaattattttgttttaattatcaaATTAGGTACATCCAAAATGCAACAATTACACATATGACAATTAATTCACAAAGTATAATTTTACTGGGACATATCCTAAGAATTTAGGAACAGCCAGTCAGGAGAAATCTGACCAAATTTAGCAATCACTATTTACAAATCCAAAATCAAACCTATCTAAACTCCCAAACCAGAAGCttgaaagtatttattaaatCCCCACTGGACGAAAGACAGTGATGACTAACACCTATCCAGTCTTGACAGTTTTAATCCCAAACACTGGGCTATTTCCCCAGCCTGTAACTGAATTGCAACCATCTGTTTGTCAAACACCTAACCATCTAACTTTTACACCATTATGCGCATAGAAAGGCTAAgtgttcattatttaaaaaacaagtagtCATTAAATATCCACTATTCCCCCAGCTCACCAAGCCCTTATTGCAATCCCAAATATGCAATCTGTGTCACACAGTGACAggctatatttcatatatatatatgtgtatatatacatatatatgtgtgtatatatacatacacggatatatatatatacacacacatatatatgtatatatacagtattagGTACAAATGGCAATTAACAGTCCCTACAAAAATTCAATTTCAGTTGAGGCTATGGCTCCTATGCCTTGGGATGGTTTCGAActtcaaaactgaaaaatactGCTAAAATCTCACTTCCTTAACACAAAATTTGATTATATGTTCAGTTTAAGCTCTCAGTCTAAAAATGGCTATAAGGTAAGTATTAAAAAGCCAGCCAACTGAGTGCAACTTCTCTCTCCAATCTGGCCACGCTATTTTGTAGAAATTATTCCTAACTAGACTAGAAAATCTGTGGTGACTTCCAATGGTCTTGCCTACCTTACTGCCCATGTTCACGTTTCAAACTGTGTCAACAAAGCCCGCACTTCGGGGGTCAGCTGCTTGGCAGCCTTAGCTGCCTCTGTGATAGCCTTGCGATACAGGCCCTTTCTCTTCTTATTAAAGCGTGACTGGAAGTTTTCTAAAAAGGGGGAGAGTTGTGAAAGAGCAAGGAAAGATGTTGTTGGAGACCCAAACCATGAAATACGGGCCTCCTGTCGGACTAAAAGGCCGTTATCTTTCCGGCTCACAGTTATAGTAAGAATACGGGCTGGCCACCAAGGGAAGCCATATATCTTGGCCCAAACAATGTCCCCTACACATATGGTCCTGCCATCTGGTGTGACGCATTTAGAGACATTTTTGGAAAAGACTTTCATTTTCAAGGAATTACTgagctttttctcttcctttgaagaggaggaagtggaggaggtggaaggtgcATGCATACTGCCTGGAGGAAAATCAAAGCTTTCAGAAGAACTACACTCAGAGTTGGAAGATTTCAAATCATCTGTGCTATCAATGCTACACACTGAAGCACTGGAAGAGTcagatttcttttgatttaggGTCATGTAAACAGAGATATTGTTTTTGCTGCCCTTTTTGCCCAATGTCTGTGGTTCATCCTGATCACCAGGCACATGCACTTCATTTGTGTCCTGAACCTCACTGCTGGCCTCTTCAGGGCCTTTTGAGGGACTCTGATTTTCTGAAGGGGCCTCACCTGCTGAGCGGGTAGAGGTGCAGCGAGACTGGGGCTTGGGTACCATCTTGCCACTCCGCATTTTCTCAAGTCCTGTCTTCAGAGAAGAGTCATTTTCTTCATTCCTGTACCTCTGTGGTTTTAAACGAACCCGGGGTGGAAGGGAACCTGAGCTAGGATTCTGATATCGACGTGTGAAATGGACTTTTGAATGTGCATTTTTGGAAGTAGAGGTTTCATTTTGCTTCTTTTGTGCCTTTTCTTTGGCAATTTTTAACACTTCCCGAGCTTTCGCATGATCCATGTTCTTACTCTGGAGAACTTTTTTAGTACTTAACTGAGCTTTTGATGTATTTGCCTGAGCAGAAACTTTTACTACTCTGCCTCTGCTGTGAGCAATATTTGAAACCTTAACCACAGCATTTCTTTTCTGGCTTTCATTTTGGTTTTTCCCATCCACTTTATGGtcagttttcagttttttgttcaCAGTAGTTACACTTTCATTTCTCCGTTTTTTATCTTCATATTTAGAAGAGTCACTTGCACTACTaccttttctaatttcctttttttcagcAACAACACTGTTTTTACATTTATCACACAGAACTTGCCTGGGTCGTAGTTTAATAGCATTCATTATTGAAGTGGGTTCTTCCCTGTACATTTTTCGTTTGGGTCGCTTAATTTTCCGAGGAGGTGGCTGAGGTATTGATTGGTTATATGTGTCCCTGATAAACAAAGGGGGAGGATAAGGTGCTCCTTCATGGAAGAGAGGTGGTGGTTTGGAAGTCCACAGGCTTTCAGCCAAGCTCAGCTCGGGATGCGGGACAGGAGAAGGGTCATCGCGAACAGCACCATTTGCTTCACACTTGACTTCTGTCCCTTCTTGGAATGTATTACTTTGGAGCGGCATGGCTTCTGGTTTATCCTTATATTCCCTTTTGGGAAATACTGTCACAGGGATACCATGGGGCCCAAACCTTtgaaagaaatgtaagaaaaaaagaagacattaagtTAACATCTATAATTCAATTTCTTAAACGTAAACAACACCTGATGCTTATTTATATAACCTTTCCCGAAAactatttcatattaaaaaacaagactACAAAAATCTACTATCTCTTCCCCCAAAAGTCCAAAGACCTTCATTTCTTTAGGTTCTACATTTTTGGTAAAAACAAACAGCTGCCCTAAGCAATGACAGAATAGTTGACTATACTTAAAGTAGGTATTTCCAGTCTTGAATCAGAAAGAAtgttttctcagatagctttaTGTTAAGCATCACATACATTACATTCACTGAACCATATACAACATTTTCAGTAAATGCAACTACAACTTTGtgaaacacacatatatttcttccTCTGGTTATAACAGCTTTCAAAACCTCCACAAAGCAAATTCAGCCTTAACTATCCAAAACTACTTAATGAGTAAAATCCCATCTCAACTTTATTGGTTAATCACTGAAGATTCAAAGAAAGTTGCTCTTTTACTCTTGCATCCTAACTAGTTACCTATTCTGTCtcccaaaacacaaaaatatcaaGAACTCAGATACTTAAACTACTTCCAAAGCAAACAGTTACAGAGCTGtggctttctttttaaatcatctcacattaagaaatatatttgcattGCAATCCAATAAAAACACTTAtgaatgggccgggtgcggtggctcatgtctgtaatcccagcactttgggaggtcgaggtgggcagatcacgaggtcaggagatcgagaccatcctggcgaacacggtgaaaccccgtctctactaaaaatacaaaaagattcgccgggcgtggtggcaggcgccagtagtcccagctactcgggaggctgaggcaggagaatggcgtgaacccaagaggcagagcttgcagtgagctgagatcacaccactgcactccagcctgggcaatagagcaagactctgtctcaaaaaaaaaaaaaaaagactacttatGAATGTATACATGCatccatatatacataaatacacacacttaAGCAAGTTTCACCAAGTACTTAACCTTGTATTTTGTGatacataatttcttttctaCTCTGGCCTACTTCATTTGTTTTAAGGCTAGTCAGACCCATTAAACTGATTTGAAAACTCCATTACGGGTCCAGACTCTGTTTGCAAACCATGGTACCTAATACGAATCTTTAAAATTCTCAGTTTCTAATAACCTTATTTCATAAATAGAGTTAGAAATAACAGTGGTTTAACGTACCTGGGCTGAATATCAAGAACCTGATCCTTAAAATAAACTTGCTATACTAAgttttcttcacataaaatcaaATCACACTACCAAATAATTTCAGCATATAGGTTAGCATGTTGACTATATGCACTATTTGATTCCAACAATATCTAACACAATACAACTGTAATGCCAATCCTGTAAGGCAAAGGGGCTTAGATCTAAACCCAAAGATTGGCTTTAGGTAGTCAGTCACGTGGAACCTTCAAAACTAGATGCCAGTgttttatatatgtctatattttcTACACTACAAATCTTCAGTGCTCAGATTCTccgaaatgttcttttttttttttttttttttttttttttaaagacaagatctcactctgtcatccaggctgcagtgcaagtggtaccatcacagctcactgcagcctcgacctcctaggctcaagcaatccttccgtctcagcctcccaagtagctgggaccacagacagacgtcaccatgcctggctaattttagtattttttgtagagacagggtttcaccatgttgtccaggcgaatgcctgagctcaagcagtctgcccacctcagcctcccaaagtgccgggattacagacgtgagccaccgtgtccagccagaAATGTTCTTATGCTCCCAAAAAGGTTCAGAATACCTTTGCTAGGAAGAAATCTTGATATTAGGTACTAACAGCTGTGGACAAACCTAAACGTGGGCAGGATTTACAAAGAGCCAGCATACACCAGGTATTATTCTAGCACCGGAatactttttttccaaaattctttgttagtctggctaCCACAAACCAACAACTTACAGCAAATacttacaaaacataaaaaggaaaggctttttttttacCTACGGTAAGACAAGATTAGGTCTCGGATAGTCCAAAAAGGAAAGGTACCCTCCTATTGTATCAGACTGCACAGAAAGTTGCTTTCTCCATTCTAACTTCTGGTAACCAAGTGTTTGCTTCCTGACTACTTAACTCAAAGTAACTTTAAGCATTTAACCCTTTCTTACACAGTACATAGGTGCTCATTAACCACTTTTTCAAAAGATGACAGGACAAAAGAGGGGCTTCTTGTGTTTTAATGCAGAACCAACATAAACAATGTGACTTATTTGATGTGACATCACTACTTGCATTAACAATAACATTTTCTAACTCGTAAGAAGGCATAATTTTGCCCCCATCACACGTTCACGTTTCAATACCTGAATGAAGAGAAGTGCCCTTCCTCTTActgatttataaaatttttttatagagacggtgcctcactctgtcactcaagctggaacgcagtggtgcgatcatggattgctgcagcatcaacctcctgaactcaagcaatcctctcatctcagcctcccaagtagttgggactacaggcacctgccaccatgcctggctcccttCCTTTTATTAGGACTAACTAAACCATACTTATCTTAATGTTTGAGGTGAAGTTTCACAGCTGTCTTTTATCAACTGTTTGTATCCTCTAAACTCATTTTTGCATGTGTAAAATGAAACACTATTTCTGACCTTAAAGGATTCAGATAAAGATCAATAGGTCAATACGCGGCAGCCATTTTCCTTGgttaatatttactttaatttgcTTCATGTAAGTCATTTAATCTTATTTTCAAACTAGTAACTTACagcctgatgcagtggctcacatctgcaatcctaacactttgggagggtgaggtgggcaaattgcttgagcccaggagtttgagaccagcctgggcaacataggaagactccgTGTTTCTACAAATaggaaaaattagcctggtgtgggggtatgtacctgtgatcccagctacttgggaggctgaggtgggaggattgcttgagtctgggaggtcaaggcttcagtgagccatgttcgtgctatcgcactccagcctgagcaactgagtaagcctttgtctcaaaaaaaaaaaaaaaaggccaggcacagtggctcacgcctgtaatcccaatactttgggaggcctgaggtcaggagttcaagaccagcctggccaacatggtgaaaccctgtctctactaaaaatacaaaaattagctgggtgtggtgacacgcgcctgtagtcccaactactcgggaggctgaggcaggagaatcgcttgaacccgggaggtggaagtcgcagtgagccgagatcgcaccactgcactccagcctagcaacagagagagactccgtctcaaataacataaaataaaaataaataaaacaaatacaaaaacaaaaaacacctaatAATTtactagaggtttttttttttggggggggggcggttgttttgtttttttgagacagactctcactgtcgcccaggctggagtgcagtggcacaatctcggctcactgcaaccaccgcctcctgggttcaagctattctcatgcctcagccacctgagcagctaggattacagacgcgtgccatcacgcctggctaatttttgtatttttagtagatggggtttcattatgttggccaagctggttttgaacttctggcctgaagtgatccaccagcctcagcctcccaaagtgctgggattacaggcgtgagccactgcaaccagccaatTTTGCTAGAATTTAGGCTCCTTCCCATGTCTTTAATTTATACTCTCAATGCAAGTATGGCCCAGCCAATTACTTTATAGCTGTTTATATCAAGTAATGGAATCTGGTATGTTTATCTTTATGAAGTTCAGTAAGAATGTTAATATTTCGCAACTGGATTGTTTTTATTCTCTGCTGTTCCCACATAAGCATACAAAATACCCAAGCGTTAAATGCTTTTAGTAACATAGGGAAGAAGCACCTAATTGTGTAATGATGAGTGAAAACTACAATAAGGGggaaaaaggggaaataaaactGGTAATTGTGTGTGGGTAGTGAATGCCTGGCAAAgcggaaaaatatttcaaaataataataaaacatcctCAAAGGACCAAAAAGATAAATCACTTCAAGAAGAAATGGGGATCACATGTCTATGTCTTTGCTTCATTTCAGTAACCATGCTGTCACCCTTACACAGATAACACCTAGGGCAGTGTTACCAAACTAAGGATGGAGACATTAATTTTGAAATCAATTTCAGGGGTCACactatgattaaaataaaatcagagttaAGAGTAGAAGTAAATATCTGTAACTGTAATGAATCTGTTTCACACATGTATATAAGGATATATGGATCCAGATGTAAAATAGATTTTCTAAGTAGGCTaaaatgtttgagaaccactaaccTATGAAACTATAAATTTAATAAGAATATAAAGTAGAAACAAAACTATGGTCCCTTAAAAACCCTAATTTCtcctagcctgaccaacatggtgaaaccccgtctctactaaaaatacaaaaatcagccaggtgtggtggcgcatgcctgtaatcccagttactcaggaggccgaggttgcagtgagctgagatcacaccactgcactccagcactccagcctgggtgac
This genomic interval carries:
- the PWWP2A gene encoding PWWP domain-containing protein 2A isoform X4, yielding MPLQSNTFQEGTEVKCEANGAVRDDPSPVPHPELSLAESLWTSKPPPLFHEGAPYPPPLFIRDTYNQSIPQPPPRKIKRPKRKMYREEPTSIMNAIKLRPRQVLCDKCKNSVVAEKKEIRKGSSASDSSKYEDKKRRNESVTTVNKKLKTDHKVDGKNQNESQKRNAVVKVSNIAHSRGRVVKVSAQANTSKAQLSTKKVLQSKNMDHAKAREVLKIAKEKAQKKQNETSTSKNAHSKVHFTRRYQNPSSGSLPPRVRLKPQRYRNEENDSSLKTGLEKMRSGKMVPKPQSRCTSTRSAGEAPSENQSPSKGPEEASSEVQDTNEVHVPGDQDEPQTLGKKGSKNNISVYMTLNQKKSDSSSASVCSIDSTDDLKSSNSECSSSESFDFPPGSMHAPSTSSTSSSSKEEKKLSNSLKMKVFSKNVSKCVTPDGRTICVGDIVWAKIYGFPWWPARILTITVSRKDNGLLVRQEARISWFGSPTTSFLALSQLSPFLENFQSRFNKKRKGLYRKAITEAAKAAKQLTPEVRALLTQFET
- the PWWP2A gene encoding PWWP domain-containing protein 2A isoform X1; translation: MAAVAAEAAATAASPGEGGAGEAEPEMEPIPGSEAGTDPLPVTATEASVPDGETDGQQSAPQADEPPLPPPPPPPGELARSPEAVGPELEAEEKLSVRVAESAAAAPQGGPELPPSPASPPEQPPAPEEREEPPLPQPVAPALVPPAGGDSTVSQLIPGSEVRVTLDHIIEDALVVSFRFGEKLFSGVLMDLSKRFGPHGIPVTVFPKREYKDKPEAMPLQSNTFQEGTEVKCEANGAVRDDPSPVPHPELSLAESLWTSKPPPLFHEGAPYPPPLFIRDTYNQSIPQPPPRKIKRPKRKMYREEPTSIMNAIKLRPRQVLCDKCKNSVVAEKKEIRKGSSASDSSKYEDKKRRNESVTTVNKKLKTDHKVDGKNQNESQKRNAVVKVSNIAHSRGRVVKVSAQANTSKAQLSTKKVLQSKNMDHAKAREVLKIAKEKAQKKQNETSTSKNAHSKVHFTRRYQNPSSGSLPPRVRLKPQRYRNEENDSSLKTGLEKMRSGKMVPKPQSRCTSTRSAGEAPSENQSPSKGPEEASSEVQDTNEVHVPGDQDEPQTLGKKGSKNNISVYMTLNQKKSDSSSASVCSIDSTDDLKSSNSECSSSESFDFPPGSMHAPSTSSTSSSSKEEKKLSNSLKMKVFSKNVSKCVTPDGRTICVGDIVWAKIYGFPWWPARILTITVSRKDNGLLVRQEARISWFGSPTTSFLALSQLSPFLENFQSRFNKKRKGLYRKAITEAAKAAKQLTPEVRALLTQFET
- the PWWP2A gene encoding PWWP domain-containing protein 2A isoform X2; translated protein: MAAVAAEAAATAASPGEGGAGEAEPEMEPIPGSEAGTDPLPVTATEASVPDGETDGQQSAPQADEPPLPPPPPPPGELARSPEAVGPELEAEEKLSVRVAESAAAAPQGGPELPPSPASPPEQPPAPEEREEPPLPQPVAPALVPPAGGDSTVSQLIPGSEVRVTLDHIIEDALVVSFRFGEKLFSGVLMDLSKRFGPHGIPVTVFPKREYKDKPEAMPLQSNTFQEGTEVKCEANGAVRDDPSPVPHPELSLAESLWTSKPPPLFHEGAPYPPPLFIRDTYNQSIPQPPPRKIKRPKRKMYREEPTSIMNAIKLRPRQVLCDKCKNSVVAEKKEIRKGSSASDSSKYEDKKRRNESVTTVNKKLKTDHKVDGKNQNESQKRNAVVKVSNIAHSRGRVVKVSAQANTSKAQLSTKKVLQSKNMDHAKAREVLKIAKEKAQKKQNETSTSKNAHSKVHFTRRYQNPSSGSLPPRVRLKPQRYRNEENDSSLKTGLEKMRSGKMVPKPQSRCTSTRSAGLNKWQLLHQTVTSPAAPLQCLTDHCGFRLGALKLTVKQAAQRH
- the PWWP2A gene encoding PWWP domain-containing protein 2A isoform X7 → MAAVAAEAAATAASPGEGGAGEAEPEMEPIPGSEAGTDPLPVTATEASVPDGETDGQQSAPQADEPPLPPPPPPPGELARSPEAVGPELEAEEKLSVRVAESAAAAPQGGPELPPSPASPPEQPPAPEEREEPPLPQPVAPALVPPAGGDSTVSQLIPGSEVRVTLDHIIEDALVVSFRFGEKLFSGVLMDLSKRFGPHGIPVTVFPKREYKDKPEAMPLQSNTFQEGTEVKCEANGAVRDDPSPVPHPELSLAESLWTSKPPPLFHEGAPYPPPLFIRDTYNQSIPQPPPRKIKRPKRKMYREEPTSIMNAIKLRPRQVLCDKCKNSVVAEKKEIRKGSSASDSSKYEDKKRRNESVTTVNKKLKTDHKVDGKNQNESQKRNAVVKVSNIAHSRGRVVKVSAQANTSKAQLSTKKVLQSKNMDHAKAREVLKIAKEKAQKKQNETSTSKNAHSKVHFTRRYQNPSSGSLPPRVRLKPQRYRNEENDSSLKTGLEKMRSGKMVPKPQSRCTSTRSAAQRH
- the PWWP2A gene encoding PWWP domain-containing protein 2A isoform X5, with translation MAAVAAEAAATAASPGEGGAGEAEPEMEPIPGSEAGTDPLPVTATEASVPDGETDGQQSAPQADEPPLPPPPPPPGELARSPEAVGPELEAEEKLSVRVAESAAAAPQGGPELPPSPASPPEQPPAPEEREEPPLPQPVAPALVPPAGGDSTVSQLIPGSEVRVTLDHIIEDALVVSFRFGEKLFSGVLMDLSKRFGPHGIPVTVFPKREYKDKPEAMPLQSNTFQEGTEVKCEANGAVRDDPSPVPHPELSLAESLWTSKPPPLFHEGAPYPPPLFIRDTYNQSIPQPPPRKIKRPKRKMYREEPTSIMNAIKLRPRQVLCDKCKNSVVAEKKEIRKGSSASDSSKYEDKKRRNESVTTVNKKLKTDHKVDGKNQNESQKRNAVVKVSNIAHSRGRVVKVSAQANTSKAQLSTKKVLQSKNMDHAKAREVLKIAKEKAQKKQNETSTSKNAHSKVHFTRRYQNPSSGSLPPRVRLKPQRYRNEENDSSLKTGLEKMRSGKMVPKPQSRCTSTRSAGLLPVEVRMGVDEKRNP
- the PWWP2A gene encoding PWWP domain-containing protein 2A isoform X6; its protein translation is MAAVAAEAAATAASPGEGGAGEAEPEMEPIPGSEAGTDPLPVTATEASVPDGETDGQQSAPQADEPPLPPPPPPPGELARSPEAVGPELEAEEKLSVRVAESAAAAPQGGPELPPSPASPPEQPPAPEEREEPPLPQPVAPALVPPAGGDSTVSQLIPGSEVRVTLDHIIEDALVVSFRFGEKLFSGVLMDLSKRFGPHGIPVTVFPKREYKDKPEAMPLQSNTFQEGTEVKCEANGAVRDDPSPVPHPELSLAESLWTSKPPPLFHEGAPYPPPLFIRDTYNQSIPQPPPRKIKRPKRKMYREEPTSIMNAIKLRPRQVLCDKCKNSVVAEKKEIRKGSSASDSSKYEDKKRRNESVTTVNKKLKTDHKVDGKNQNESQKRNAVVKVSNIAHSRGRVVKVSAQANTSKAQLSTKKVLQSKNMDHAKAREVLKIAKEKAQKKQNETSTSKNAHSKVHFTRRYQNPSSGSLPPRVRLKPQRYRNEENDSSLKTGLEKMRSGKMVPKPQSRCTSTRSADYEGLLK